A stretch of Candidatus Poribacteria bacterium DNA encodes these proteins:
- a CDS encoding 50S ribosomal protein L10 — protein sequence MPNQANVQQTEQIREIFDDADVVLLTDFQGLTVVEINELRDQLRAADIRYKVCKNTLVNVVAQERGIDGLAPYLKGNTALATGTDPATSSKILLEFGEEHENFKIKGGILGTQIIDAAGVEALKDMPSRDVMIARTVGMISAPLTGLVNTLNQGSPITGMVNVLSGTIRQVASVLTQVADQKKEAEDA from the coding sequence ATGCCGAATCAGGCAAATGTTCAGCAAACAGAACAAATTCGTGAGATCTTTGACGATGCCGATGTTGTTCTGCTAACAGACTTTCAGGGGCTGACCGTCGTAGAAATTAACGAACTGCGGGATCAACTCCGAGCAGCCGATATCCGCTATAAGGTCTGTAAGAATACATTGGTGAACGTCGTCGCTCAAGAAAGAGGTATTGATGGCTTAGCACCTTATCTCAAAGGAAATACAGCCCTCGCTACGGGGACAGATCCGGCGACATCTTCAAAAATCTTACTTGAATTTGGCGAAGAACACGAAAATTTTAAGATCAAAGGTGGCATTCTCGGAACACAAATCATTGATGCCGCAGGCGTTGAAGCCCTGAAAGATATGCCATCACGAGATGTCATGATCGCCCGCACGGTCGGGATGATTAGCGCACCTCTCACTGGACTTGTTAACACCTTAAATCAAGGTTCACCGATTACTGGTATGGTGAACGTACTCAGTGGAACAATACGTCAGGTAGCCTCTGTATTGACTCAGGTTGCCGACCAAAAGAAAGAGGCGGAAGACGCCTAA
- a CDS encoding 50S ribosomal protein L7/L12, producing the protein MAADLEKMIDEISNMTVLELSELVKALEDKFGVSASAAPAIAMPGMMPVDAAAAGEEAAEAEEKTEFDVQLKDFGSNKIPVIKEVRSITGLGLKEAKEKVESAPVVIQEGIAKEEAEKTKEQLEALGAEVEII; encoded by the coding sequence ATGGCCGCAGATTTGGAAAAAATGATTGACGAAATTAGTAATATGACCGTTCTGGAACTTTCTGAACTCGTCAAAGCCTTAGAGGATAAATTCGGAGTCAGTGCATCAGCCGCACCGGCAATCGCTATGCCTGGGATGATGCCAGTTGACGCCGCTGCTGCTGGAGAAGAAGCCGCTGAAGCCGAAGAGAAAACAGAATTCGACGTTCAGCTCAAAGACTTCGGTTCCAACAAGATTCCGGTTATCAAAGAGGTGCGCTCTATTACTGGGCTCGGATTAAAGGAAGCGAAAGAAAAAGTCGAATCCGCACCAGTCGTCATTCAAGAAGGCATTGCCAAAGAGGAAGCCGAGAAAACGAAAGAACAGCTCGAAGCTCTCGGGGCAGAAGTCGAAATTATATAG